The genomic segment atcaaaagtggaccgataaggacaatatgagtatcaaatgaaaagtatgcgggagaagttaacaaatctggcatagaaattcatgtcgaagtatagggggtcaccccacccctacaaaaacgcccaaaatgggcacatttgccaatcacggatatgtgggacacggtttgtttgttccgtatagactgaaaaacgacagaaccaattttgtcaaaatttgcgcaaattgtgtaggttggtctggaaggaaacataggttatataatttttgggtatcggaagggggacggaccgacccccttatgccaaaaacacaacccaaaatcaaaagttgatcgatcgggacaatatagacatcaaatgaaaggtattagagagtagattacgaatatgacattaaaatttacgttcaagtctaggtggcgcttttcctactaaagatacgtcaaatgggttatattCCATAATGACAAaaagggactcaaataaaaagtatttgagagtagaaattttggagccaaatgttttggggtacgccctaaagcaccccctaaactgaacttcatatccgttgggaataaagaacgaatttcatatccatatttgagtcgaaatgtctgagtgccatccctccctaAACGAGAACATTactctaaggaagaacattaccatcaGGAACCGAAATGagacaaattctcacacatcaatgggtgctttccgattcaagtttaaactcaatgataagggaccttttttatagctgagGCCGAACGGCGTCCTGCattgtgacacctctttggggaaaatttttttaaatgaccatgcatggcattatgcgtcgcaaatgtcgccaacattaagaggggataaacaccgctttgttcgatgttcttgccaggattcgaacgcgttcagcgtcatagactacaatagcatgaattcgatatccgcattcagggcgaagtgtttccaccctaaaagatattagagagctaaagaaggcgcagcggagcgggctcggttcggctagtggctcctatataaacggatctgccgatttgacatcttgagcccatcgcaatttttgtccgatttcactgaaattttgaactttctgttatgactcccaacaactatgccaagtacgatacaaatcgctccataacttgatatagctcctatataaaccaaactcccgatttgacttcttgagccattacaagcagcaattatcttccgatttggctgaaatttggcatgcggtgttctgttacaacttccaacaactgtgtcaagtacagtccaaatcggtctataactcgatataggtctaatattttagcagaatccatggtggcggattgacaagattcggcgcggccaaaCTTattacgcttttacttatttgttataaaaatattttggcttcgaaattttaaaattttttttttttattaagttaaaatttttttctttttaaattttgttaaaaaattaagtgCTCGGAATAAAGCAAtattgataagggacctcctttttacagcagagtccaaacggcatgccTCAGAGCGACACttctgtggagagaagtttttacatggcaaagtacctcacaaatgtctccagcactaggaggggataaccgctggtaaattttctgatgttcctgccaggattcgaacctagacgttcagcgtcataggcggccatagtaacctctgagctacggtgccCTCCACCGTTATCTCGTTaggataccaaaagctatacttacCTCccccttacttcctttcagtaatagcatcggattttcgccgttccaccgactgtttcgctgctccacagcgttcgtcgcccacgcccctaactcggacagcgtcgacccgaaaagcttcgggttaaccaagtattTCAACGGCAGTTCcccggccttcaccgccaaatcgtctgcccattccctcttactccgttttggcccgacacccaaacgatatgGATCGTTAGACCGTTCGTCACCTTACcgtgctggttgttattgccctgatagccagtttactgtccgtaaagatattcgcACATGACGCCCTcgcattaacaccacaccacctcacgcatttcatGATCACCCGTATCTTTGCCTGCAGAACCCTACTATGGTTAGGCTATCGAAAACAGAGCTCAGTCcttaggttctcaatgtagactgctaggcccactctgtcctctagctttgattcatctgtGTGGCGTGAACTTCTTGATGGCAAAACCAGAGtttcgtcagtccaagactgtgccgctggcagcagtacctcgcactcgacctcaagtgtcgtctcaggtatccgataggaaacctcttccattccttagAGGCTTCCtctcgtcgcctcgattatactgcaatGGTGTGACCTGCTTCTTTTCTCTACGCATTCTCTTATCACTCATAGTCTCATTCTTCCATCACTCATAGTCTCATTCTCCCATTACTCATATCCATTCCTTACAGGCTTCCtcttgtcgcctcgattatactgcaatGGTGTGACCTGCTCCTTTTCTCTATGCATTCTCCCATCACTcatagtctcatagccgcagtgcctgcctcacacttaatctgtatgtctatgggtcagatatctcaAATAGTGTCCAGTGCCCAAgaatccaattctgaaccgatatggccaatttataaTCCTCaattatctattgggttgcccaaaaagtaattgcggattttttaaaagaaagtaaatgcatttttaataaaacttagaataaactttaatcaaatatactttttttacacttttttttctaaagcaagctaaaagtaacagctgataactgacagaagaaagaatgcaattacagagtcacaagctgtgaaaaatttgtcaacgccgactatatgaaaaatccgcaattactttttgggcaacccaatacatcaaaAGGAtgtatgtgtacaaaatttcaagcggccagctttaagcgttcgactgctatcgtaatttcgtcagacaggcggacgggcggacggggagggctagatcgacctagAATGTCGacaggatcaagaatatacaatatatacttccTCGACTCTGACTTCGGGAAAAATTGCTCGGCTCCAAGACACCGACTTCGCAGCTctggtatttagagcgcacaacaagccgattactggcttaggtgtatgtccatagtgacatgatGCGGATTACTGTACGCACTTTCTTTTCAACCTCGTCTAACCTAATCTAAACCAACAGCCTTTCAAAAATATAAGCTGCGTGGAGAATTCATGGTTGTGGCTATAGAAAACGATCCAACTTAATGCTTATTTGTCTTCTATAAATTATTTAACGTCGAATACAAAAACCTTAACAAAAGACCAACTTTCGACATCGTTTGGGTAATGACGTCAGTAAACTGTTTATAAACCAACATGatgattttaattgaaataaatggAGCTCATTTTCGAAAAAcgttttaaaaactaaaaataaacattgCCATGTCAGGGGCCCTAACAATAAACTACCCCAAGACGACGACAACAAGAACCATTAGAACAGCAGTAAGGGCACAACAGAAGCAAAGACATGAACAGATCAACTTCCATTGAAATTGCAATTAACGATTTTAGGTAAACGCACTAAGCCTCAGAGTCACTCATTCATTGTCCGCCTATGCTGGCAAGGACATTCAAGGCATTCACGGTCATTAAAAAAGCCTTAAAACATTGTAAACTAATACAATTAACATCAATTTTGCTCAAAGCCAAAGCATTTGCTGATAGAAGTAATGACGTCATTAAAATCAAAGACACCGAAGACATAGTCTTTGGTGTCCGGGGGTGTAATCCAATTTTTGTTGAAGGTTTATGCTGCATagcattgttaaaaatatttaattatgtAATAAGATTAGCGGAGTATGGTTTTATAGACTTttgaaatatttggatatattgacataattttatgcgttttaaCTTGGGTGATTATGTAAGCTTTACGTATGTGGTATGAAGATTTACTTTCTGATACAATTTACTcaggtctgtctgtccgtctttgcGTCCTTGAATCAATGTATTCTTAAAATCaaggacatttttataccctacaccacaactgtggatCAGGGTATTAAAAGGAGGAGAATTGcgaatcagaatcactttgtGATTCGTTTTAGTCACGTTTGTCTGTCCTGCTGTCCGTCTGTAAGTCCACTTATTCAGTTCACATTTGTTGTCCAACCATCATAACGAAATCCAATGACCCAAGGACTATCACTACTGATTGTTGACTTATTGACTGATCATcccccagcccaaacggctgaagctagaatcatgaaattttgcatgaatgttggcATTGGGTCGAATGCACGGGATAAGAATGGATTTGTttgttaaggtactaaaaagtaccaaaaagtacaaaatggtgcaTATTTGCACAGTGCGAgcggaaagggctagaattatgttcttgagctcaaattaaagagcatcCCGAAAAATAGattaaattaaaagaatttGAAAAATCGTACCGAAAGTGGAAGAAATAGTACCGTTTAGTACCACAATTGCTACAAttcggtactttctttgtaaattgagttagagctctgaattttgtaacatcccactaaggaacaggggcaaatttctcaaatatctatgagtgcagtccgattcaagtttaagctcaatgataaggggcctcctttttattgccgggTACGAATAGCgcgccacagtgcgacacctctttggagagaagttttacttggcatagtacctcacaaatattgccagcattaggaggggaaaaccaccgctgaaaattttttctgatggtctcgccaggaatcgaacccaggcgttctgcgtcataggcggacatgctaacctctgcgctacggtggcctccgatacaCTATGGCAACTTTAATTGGGTggctataagagtttttggaaatttgtctcTTTGCACTTTCTTTTTCCGGTCTtcaaatcttattgagattccattgcaggatattgtccagaTTTAGAcgattgtttaatgctttctattcaaagaatagtatagcaaaaaacatttaaatttgtacatttaggtacaaaaaaagtaccaaaaaggtacaaaATAGGTTAACTTTATACAGGGTGGATGAATAGAGgtaaacatttgaaatttgactAAAAAGATATCTGGTGCAAAAAGATGAGGTTGAAAAAGaagaatgaaaaacaagtacTGGTAAcggaagaaaacgtacgtttagtactgcaattggtaccatttggtactttatttacaaatGAAGCTTGAGGTCTgacatttggcatgtagatatgtacctacatgccaaaaaatatatgattggtaacgaaatgatctattaaaaattttggtaccaaatttggtaccatttggtactttctttaccgatggagctagaagtctgaaatttggcatgtaataggaaatatatgatggctgaattaatgatctattcaaaattcgtacgttttggtaccaaaattggtaccatttggtactttctttacagatggagctagaggtctgaaattgggCACGTAGGTATTactataactaaaaatatgatgggtgactatgatctttttgcaattcgtacatttggaaccaatattggtaccattaggtactttctgtgcagataatgctagaggtctaaaatttggtattgaggtaaaattttgaaatatatgatgggcaactaaatgattttttcacaattcgaacatattggtaccaaatttggtactatttggtacttcaTTCATAGTTGGAGCTTAATTGGGTGGctaaaagagtttttggaaatttgtctgTTAGCGCTTTCTTTTTTCGGTCTTCAAATCtttttgagattccattgcagaatattgtccgaaatttggcatgtaggtacaacaaagaaataaatgatgtatcACAAAATTATCTATTCAAAATGCGTACACTTTGGCACCGAAATTAATAcctttttgtactttctgttcagatggagcttaaggtctgaaatttgtcatgcCGGTACAActgggaaaaatatgatgggtgattaTAAGCTTTTTACAATTCGGACATTTTGgaaccaatattggtaccatttggtactttcttcatagatggagcttgaggtctgacATTTGGAATGtaagtacaactaagaaatatatgattggtgactaaatgatattatgaattcaaaaattttggtaccaaaattatggtaccaattttggtactttcttcatagatggagcttgaggtctgacATTTGgcgtgtaggtacaactaagaattggtgattggtgactaaatgatctattaaaaattcatacattttggtaccaaaataggtaccatttggtactttctttacacatGGAgccagaggtctgaaatttggcatgcacgtacaagaaggaaatatgtCATGGGTGACTAAGTGACCCATTCAAAATTTGTGCATTTTGCTGCCAGAAAGTGCAAAAAGAATATGAAATAGCTTATTTTCGCCTACAGCGAACGGGGACTgctaaaatttaacaatttgaagaaaacgtcctatttgtggtgtaattggtactgtgaaagaatatattgggcagctaaaacatattttttattcatCTATTTAGGTActgaaacgtacaaaatggtactttcttaacgcaccctcttttcaacctaacctaacctaggctaGAGAGTAGGAGCTCCGGTAGCCGAGTCGGTTTGTCAGTGCGGGGTTCGATTCCCGAtagcaatggacttaaaattgtcttacCTCGCATACCCTGGGCTAAACTGTCAAATGGAAAGAAAGCATACCGAAGTATCCTAATAGGCCTCTTATGGAACTTCAATCAAACcctctgtgtttttttttctaaatgctACTCCAATTTATTTACAGCCAAAAGAAagtagaaaaattaattttagtcTCTTAACAAAACCTAAGTCTATGGCAGCCAAACTTTGTCATTTAAAAGATACATAAATACGAACTTAGACTTAGaggagcaaaaacaaaacaaaaaggaaaaattaaatgaaaattcaagaaaaacaaattcaagtgcaaaatttcaatagccaaaaatatttaaaaaatgcattttccccATCATTATCATTAACATGGTCTCGTTTCGCTTTATTACGCCTCAGGCATATCATCGCATCAATTTAGTGAGTGGTGGAAACATGGGGCGAATAGACCAGAGGTGTGTGATAGGCGCGCACCACCTGCGAGGTTACAGTGCGTACAGCAGGTGCAACAACGGGCGTGACCACGCGAGCATGTTTGTGCACCACTGTCTGGCGTTGATGGGAGACAGCGGTGGGAATTTGCTGTACCACTTCACCCACTTGGGCAAGGGCAGGCTGTTGATAGGTGTAGGTCTCAGGAGCGAGAACGGTGCGCAAACCAGGACGCTGCGTAATGGTGATGGGCAGGGGTAGCGACTCAGCTGGCAGAAAGCGATGTTGTACGGTAGCAGTTGATCTGGCCAAGGCAGAGGGTGAGTAACCGGAAGATGAAGCTGAAGCTTGCGCCGAGGTAGAGGATGACACAAACACCGAGGGTCTTACAAGGCCAGCCGAAGAGAATGCTCCCAAAGAGGCTACAGGTCGCACACGATTAAGCGCAGCAGGTGCGGCTGAGGCAGCAGTTGCAGGAGACGCGGTGGCAGCTTCTGGTGTTTGAGCGGGGGCCTGTGTAGCTTCTTCAGATTCTTCGCTTTCTTCAGCACTGTTGGATAGATCTTCATCGGAAATGGCATTTGATAGAGTGAGAGAAGCCGAGCCTCGATTTGCTGAAGCCATCAACTTGCCATTGCTCAATAGGGCATATGAGTCTTCGGGTACTACCAATTGCAGATGGGAAAGAGAAGCTTCGTTCAGGCCAATCAAAGCCAAGCAGATGATCAACTGAAAAATCATTATAAAATGTGTTACTTAATACTGAATTTAATTAAGCCGCTTCCCCCCTCCTCCTCGACTTACcagtttgaacatttttttttacgaaTCTTTCACAACTGCACCCAGGGAAAATGGAAGAATTCTATTATGTTTTTGCAAGGGCCAAACATAAACTGATGATTTCTCTTAGCCCATCGCTTAGCTTTTATAGGTGTGAGACCAACCGAGACTTATTGTCTACCAGAtcatccatttcattccatccaTCCATGGTTCAGTTAGTTTcactaattttttattttcattgattgaTTTCATATGTCCACAACTATACAAATCAATCATACTCCATGAGAACACTTTCGATTGAATTAcatttttaaaacttaaattattctatcggttttattggtttcatgTGGTTTCCATTTTCttagaataaaaatttgcatttgaaaaaaGGGGGAAAAGAGATGGGGGTATTCAATCGACTTCATAAAAATTCCTTGTTAAAACCCACCACCGTAGTATGCCCGACGGGTGATATagggaaagaattgctatgatattggagctataatatcaagttatcttccgattcgggccataattgaattaaatgttggagaccatattagaagtcgttgtgtaaaatttctgccaaatcgaataaaaattgcgcccctaaagggctcaatatataaaatagggagatcggtttatatgggagctgcatcaggacTGCAttagaccgattcacaccataattaacatgtatgttgaagttcataagagaagtcgttgcacaaaatttcagccaaatcgaataataattgcgacctctaaatgatcaagaagtcaagatcccagatcggtttatatgtcagttatatcaggttatggaccacatttggcacagttgttggaagccataacaaaacacctcatgcaaaatttcagccaaatcgaataagaattgcacctgaTGGATGGTTctgatgacagctatatcaggttatggacctatttgaaccacatttaacacagttgttggaaattgtcattttaagtcgatctaaccatatccgtccgtctatccgtccatccgtctgtctgtcggtgtttatcctctcttaatgttggcgacatttgctaagtacaatgccatgcatggtcagttgaaaatgtttccccaaagaggtgtcgcactgcgggacgccgttcggactcggctatgaaaaaacgtcccttatcattgagttttatacttgaatcggaaaacactcattgatgtgtgagaatttgtcccttctcggttcctggtggtaatacTCTTCCTTAggctaatgttctcattaggggagggatgacacctcagacctttcaactcaaatatggatatgaaattcgtgctgcacttccgaatccctttaatttgagctccatattgccatggccggtaaatattgggttgcccaaaaagtaattgcggatttttcatatcgtCGGCTTTGAcaagttttttcacagcttgtgactctgtaattgcattctttcttctgtcagttatcagctgttacttttagcttagaaaaaaagtgtaaaaaaagtatatttgattaaagttcattctaagttttattaaaaatgcttttactttcttttaaaaaatccgcaattactttttgggcaacccaatatgaaccaattggagggtgttttggggctggggcggccaccgtcactttgcactgaaaattggatatcaaattcgttctttattcccaacgaaaatgaagtttagtttagggggtgctttagggcataccccaaaacacttggcttcaaaattggatatcaaattcgttttctactctcaaatacctttcatttgagtcccatattgtcacaatgggtcaattaaaccatttgacgtatctttagcaggaaaagcgccacctagacttgaacattaattttaatgtcatattcgtaatctactcccgaatacctttcatttgagttacatatagccatggtcggctaatatgcccatttggggtattTGAACCTaatgtacttggacccaaattttaataccatattcgttttcttgtctccaatacctttcatttgatacccctacTATGCCCATCGGACCTCTTTCGGatatggatggtgtttttggggtaagggggagggtccgccccccctccgatatctaaaaattatatagtctatctttccttccagacaaacgtacacaatctatggaaATCGgatcagccaagtatcatatagtcataatgggtctaatggcgtttttgaggcgTGGCGGGACCCCTTATACTTCAATATgattttactcccgaatacatttcatttgagccccacattgaaatgaacgtccaatatgtctgtttgtggagttttggggtttggggcggcccgacgggtacttagactcaaattttaaaaccagattcgtattctactctccaatacctttcatttgatacctatattgccccgatcggtccacttttgattttggttgtgtttttggctaaaggggtacaccccaaagcccacctggtcgtttagtttggaaccatccgtatagaagtctatgtaacttctgataccagagatatcgtagttccaattggttctatcaggaatagtggtacagtactttttatccaaAAGCGGTTCAGGTGGAGtgcaatccacactgcctggaccatatattgtataaaggataacacaatgtctGCAGCCGCCATatggccaatgagaaagctgccttaacctcacggcagtggccgCTGCAATTTGCACAATGTCCAgaagcataagatgtagcattaaattcagtgcattagatggtgcCGTCctgagtgcggctgtgatgcacaaacaagccattctttggatccggtgtactattgaacagtaggtggatttttgaggcgccgtccaccagaccacaataccatatagcattataggtctgccaactacagtaggtggacttttgaagcaccgtccaccagaccacaacaccatatagcattataggtctgccaATTGCAGTATAGATCTTAACTTTTGTATAACCTCATTCACGTCTCAAAATGGgagaaaattgaacaaaaatagtaGGTTTGGTAAGGTTAAGTTcagaagagggtgcagatattaatccgccccatgccaccaaggagatacacctaagccagtaatcggcttgttttgtgctctaaagacaaaaaaagtaacctcgaaaaagaaaatttaagttgggaattccgtaCCACTAcacaaaatcctcaattgttttctATGCCAGTCCCCTAAGTGGGTTCATATCcccaagtgccggtgtctgttagacgcataagccgggcaatgacaaaggaaatgctccaacgtctcatcatcttccccgcatgccctgcacatACTAtcaccgcaccgattttacattaatgagctcgtagtcctatgtgtaccgTCATGATTCCAATActggctatactgacctccttcttacattctttcagtaatagcctcctcttctcacgatctggatatccccataggattttcgccgtcctgccAACCGTTTGCTGTTACACAGGGTTGCattcgcattcgtcgcccacgcccataACTcggaccaagtttattgacggcagccctctggccttcaccgccaaatcgtctgccttttcattcccccttactctgttatggccctgCACTTaactatgcggattttgccatcttcagagaaggcgttaatctcctttttaccctgcaagactattcgtaaacttaccgtcctggttgttattgcccttttggcaattttattgtccgtaaagatgatTACACtaaacgtcctcgcgttagtaccacaccaactcacgcacttcgtgatcgcccggatctctgtttgcaggaccttattatggtcaggcagtctaagacAGAATTGAGTTTctgggtcctcaatgtagacccccacgcC from the Stomoxys calcitrans chromosome 1, idStoCalc2.1, whole genome shotgun sequence genome contains:
- the LOC106090456 gene encoding uncharacterized protein LOC106090456 — its product is MFKLLIICLALIGLNEASLSHLQLVVPEDSYALLSNGKLMASANRGSASLTLSNAISDEDLSNSAEESEESEEATQAPAQTPEAATASPATAASAAPAALNRVRPVASLGAFSSAGLVRPSVFVSSSTSAQASASSSGYSPSALARSTATVQHRFLPAESLPLPITITQRPGLRTVLAPETYTYQQPALAQVGEVVQQIPTAVSHQRQTVVHKHARVVTPVVAPAVRTVTSQVVRAYHTPLVYSPHVSTTH